One Desulfatiglans sp. DNA window includes the following coding sequences:
- a CDS encoding lytic transglycosylase domain-containing protein, producing MPQTALDLGLKDVYMPDYYKNAGELSRTERKMRTKAREMLLSISKKDDIQTVKNAREHILKSINAGDKRKELFKKYKKELTDSKNDDRFNAQKVIEAGYIYFTRLMKSHSGDISLALASYNAGQHRVKEYGGLPPFRETIGFRNTILQYYNEYLEELKN from the coding sequence ATGCCACAGACCGCACTGGATCTGGGTTTAAAAGATGTGTATATGCCAGATTATTATAAAAATGCCGGTGAGTTATCCAGGACCGAACGTAAAATGAGGACAAAGGCAAGAGAGATGCTCTTAAGTATCTCAAAAAAGGATGATATCCAGACAGTAAAAAATGCAAGAGAACATATCCTGAAATCCATAAATGCAGGTGACAAACGAAAAGAGCTTTTTAAAAAATATAAAAAGGAGCTAACTGACAGCAAAAACGATGACCGGTTTAATGCGCAAAAGGTTATTGAAGCAGGATACATTTATTTTACAAGGCTTATGAAAAGTCATAGCGGGGACATAAGCCTTGCCCTTGCCTCCTACAATGCCGGGCAGCACAGGGTTAAGGAATATGGCGGGCTCCCCCCTTTCAGAGAGACCATAGGTTTCAGGAACACTATTCTCCAGTATTACAACGAGTATCTTGAAGAGTTAAAGAACTGA
- a CDS encoding OmpH family outer membrane protein — MKRVTLLSICFLALIAANLFPAFAAELKIGVIDTQKILSQSLKITKVRADFTKELEAKMQELIKRQNAAQALDNELATKGSTMTEQVRRDKAETLRKEARDLPRMKEEIEAEMKAKDTELGRKFLTAIRDAAQEYLNKEKLSIIVEKSSVVASDKAIDVTDQIIKLYDSKP; from the coding sequence ATGAAAAGAGTCACACTATTATCAATCTGTTTTCTTGCGCTCATTGCAGCCAATCTTTTTCCCGCTTTTGCAGCAGAATTAAAGATAGGCGTAATAGATACCCAGAAAATTTTGTCACAGTCGTTAAAAATCACCAAGGTGCGCGCTGATTTTACAAAGGAGTTAGAGGCCAAGATGCAGGAGCTCATAAAAAGACAGAACGCTGCACAGGCCCTGGATAATGAACTTGCCACCAAGGGGAGTACAATGACCGAACAGGTCAGACGAGACAAGGCAGAGACCCTTAGAAAGGAAGCAAGGGACCTCCCCCGTATGAAGGAAGAGATTGAGGCAGAGATGAAGGCAAAGGATACAGAGCTCGGTCGTAAATTTTTAACGGCTATAAGGGATGCGGCCCAGGAATATCTGAATAAAGAGAAGCTTTCAATAATAGTAGAAAAGAGCTCTGTTGTGGCATCTGACAAAGCGATTGATGTAACTGATCAGATAATCAAACTCTACGATTCAAAGCCCTGA